Proteins encoded in a region of the Paenibacillus pedocola genome:
- the smpB gene encoding SsrA-binding protein SmpB: MGKKADGKVLAQNKKASHDYYIEDTYEAGLVLTGTEIKSLRNGRANIGDAFATIRNGEIFVHNMHISPFEQGNRANPTDPTRTRKLLMHKEQIHKLLGQSKREGFTIVPLKVYVRNGYAKLLIGLGKGKKEYDKRDSAAKRDAQRDIQRVLRDKQKIAR, translated from the coding sequence ATGGGTAAAAAAGCAGACGGGAAAGTGCTCGCCCAGAACAAAAAAGCTTCCCATGATTATTACATTGAGGATACTTATGAAGCGGGATTGGTTCTGACCGGCACAGAGATCAAATCGCTGCGTAACGGACGCGCTAATATCGGGGACGCTTTTGCTACCATTCGTAACGGGGAGATTTTTGTGCACAACATGCATATTAGTCCGTTCGAACAGGGAAACCGTGCCAACCCTACCGATCCGACCCGTACCCGCAAGCTGCTGATGCACAAGGAGCAGATCCACAAGCTGCTGGGGCAGTCCAAACGCGAGGGCTTCACGATCGTGCCGCTCAAGGTCTATGTGCGCAACGGTTACGCCAAGCTGCTGATCGGCCTCGGTAAAGGGAAGAAAGAATACGACAAACGTGATTCGGCCGCCAAACGCGATGCACAGCGCGATATCCAGCGTGTGCTGCGCGATAAGCAGAAGATCGCCAGGTAG
- the rnr gene encoding ribonuclease R, producing MITQEILLDYMRETAYKPLTYDELVSHFALEDSASFKAFEDLLALLEQDGRIVLTRNSRYGVPERMDLLRGRLQAHAKGFAFLIPDDRDHPDVYIHANDLKGAMNGDIVLIRITSKSPSGGRMEGEVVRIVKRGVLQTVGVFQSLETYGFVLPDDKRINRDIFIPKQSFKGAVDGEKVVVRIVNYPEGRSAAEGEIIEILGHKDDPGVDILSVIRKHQLPEAFPAEVMAEAEQAPDSITEEEIIQQGRRDLRGLNIVTIDGADAKDLDDAVNVERLENGHYKLGVHIADVGYYVREGSELDKEAYDRGCSVYLVDRVIPMLPHRLSNGICSLNPQVDRLTMSCEMEFNEHMKVVKHDVFTSVIRTKERMTYANVRKIVEDEDPELLERYSPLIEDFRLMKELAMKLRDARMRRGAVDFDFEESKIIVDETGKAIDIVKRERSVAEQIIEEFMLAANETVAEHFHWLKVPFLYRIHEDPDPEKLQNFMAFAANFGYHVKGRGNSVHPRALQDLLEQIEGTKEQTVISTMMLRSMKQAKYDAESTGHFGLAAEYYSHFTSPIRRYPDLVIHRVMREVLENGGALSEKRHEYLATRMPDIAQQSSERERVAVEAERDTEQLKKCEFMQDKVGEEFEAMISSVTSFGMFIELDNTVEGLIRLSALSDDYYHFDEAHMALIGERTSKVFRIGDEVKIRVAKVNMDDHTIDFELVDMKPRAAGEHRSYGGRGGKGGRPGAGGFSKPSGGKGGSGGKGRSGGKGKPGAAGGAGKGKAGGAVNAGKRKGGAVTTGAWETTPPRSDAAAGGGAPAGAPARGKRGGGPAEAARRAFAALNGEAGGSSAPRERSGGGRSRGGEAGGGAGGRGISFGFGSGKGGYGAPTGGDAGSGELRGVDANTRFSSREDRGFESRGSGSEGKNKGRRKKNKGGVFIGTSVTPGNVETSDNVSAKRSDNGSNAESAVRRKKKKKKPQE from the coding sequence TTGATAACACAGGAAATATTACTTGATTACATGCGGGAAACCGCTTATAAGCCGCTGACTTACGATGAATTGGTAAGCCACTTTGCATTAGAGGACAGCGCTTCGTTTAAGGCGTTTGAGGACTTGCTGGCCCTGCTTGAACAGGACGGCCGGATTGTGCTGACCCGGAACAGCCGCTATGGCGTACCGGAGCGGATGGATTTGCTGCGTGGACGGCTGCAGGCTCATGCGAAGGGCTTTGCTTTTCTGATTCCCGATGACCGTGACCATCCCGATGTATACATTCATGCCAACGACCTAAAAGGGGCTATGAACGGAGATATCGTCCTGATCCGGATCACGTCTAAGAGTCCATCAGGCGGCCGCATGGAAGGTGAAGTCGTGCGTATCGTCAAAAGAGGCGTACTCCAGACCGTCGGTGTATTCCAAAGCCTGGAGACCTATGGTTTTGTGCTGCCTGACGATAAGCGGATTAACCGCGATATTTTTATCCCGAAACAGTCCTTCAAAGGGGCAGTAGACGGTGAAAAGGTTGTCGTCCGTATCGTCAATTACCCGGAAGGCCGCTCTGCGGCTGAAGGTGAGATTATTGAAATCCTGGGGCATAAGGATGACCCGGGCGTCGATATTTTGTCGGTCATTCGCAAGCATCAGCTGCCGGAGGCTTTTCCGGCTGAAGTGATGGCAGAGGCAGAGCAAGCGCCGGACTCCATTACGGAAGAAGAGATAATTCAGCAGGGCCGCCGTGATCTGCGCGGTCTCAACATTGTTACCATCGACGGCGCAGATGCCAAGGACCTCGATGATGCGGTCAATGTCGAGCGGCTGGAGAACGGGCACTATAAGCTGGGGGTTCATATTGCCGACGTAGGCTATTATGTGCGTGAAGGCTCAGAGCTTGATAAGGAAGCTTATGACCGGGGATGCAGCGTGTACTTGGTGGACCGGGTAATTCCGATGCTGCCGCACCGTCTGTCGAACGGGATATGCAGTCTTAATCCGCAGGTGGACCGGCTCACGATGTCGTGTGAGATGGAATTCAATGAGCATATGAAGGTCGTGAAGCATGATGTCTTTACGAGTGTGATCCGCACCAAGGAAAGAATGACCTATGCCAATGTCCGCAAAATCGTGGAGGATGAAGATCCGGAGCTGCTGGAGCGCTACAGTCCGCTGATTGAGGATTTCCGTCTGATGAAAGAGCTGGCGATGAAGCTGCGCGATGCGCGGATGCGGCGCGGGGCGGTTGATTTTGACTTTGAAGAGAGCAAGATTATTGTCGATGAAACCGGCAAGGCGATCGATATTGTAAAACGCGAGCGCTCTGTAGCTGAACAGATTATCGAGGAATTCATGCTGGCGGCCAACGAGACGGTGGCTGAGCATTTCCACTGGCTTAAGGTTCCGTTCCTGTACCGGATTCATGAAGATCCGGATCCGGAGAAGCTGCAGAACTTCATGGCATTTGCCGCGAACTTTGGCTATCATGTCAAAGGCCGGGGCAACTCGGTTCATCCGCGTGCGCTGCAGGACCTGCTGGAGCAAATTGAGGGCACGAAGGAGCAGACGGTTATCAGCACGATGATGCTGCGGTCGATGAAGCAGGCGAAATATGATGCGGAAAGTACAGGCCACTTCGGCCTCGCTGCCGAATATTATTCCCACTTCACTTCGCCGATCCGCCGTTATCCTGACCTTGTTATTCACCGTGTCATGCGTGAGGTGCTTGAGAATGGCGGAGCGCTGAGCGAGAAGCGGCATGAATATCTTGCGACGCGGATGCCGGATATCGCCCAGCAATCCTCAGAACGCGAACGTGTGGCGGTTGAGGCGGAACGCGATACGGAGCAGCTGAAGAAGTGCGAGTTCATGCAGGATAAGGTGGGCGAGGAATTCGAGGCCATGATCAGCAGTGTGACCAGCTTCGGGATGTTCATCGAGCTGGATAATACCGTCGAAGGTCTCATCCGTCTCAGCGCGCTGAGCGATGATTACTACCACTTCGACGAGGCCCATATGGCGCTTATCGGTGAGCGCACCTCCAAGGTGTTCCGCATCGGCGATGAGGTGAAGATCCGCGTCGCCAAGGTGAACATGGACGACCACACGATCGACTTCGAGCTGGTCGACATGAAGCCGCGCGCGGCAGGCGAGCACCGCAGCTATGGCGGCCGCGGCGGCAAAGGCGGCCGTCCGGGTGCCGGTGGCTTCAGCAAGCCGTCCGGTGGTAAAGGCGGCAGCGGCGGCAAGGGCCGCAGCGGCGGAAAAGGCAAGCCTGGCGCAGCTGGCGGCGCGGGCAAAGGCAAGGCCGGCGGCGCAGTGAACGCCGGCAAACGCAAAGGCGGCGCGGTAACGACTGGCGCCTGGGAGACCACGCCGCCGCGCAGTGATGCGGCGGCCGGTGGCGGCGCACCAGCGGGTGCGCCTGCGCGCGGCAAGCGCGGGGGCGGTCCGGCTGAGGCTGCGCGCCGGGCCTTTGCCGCCCTGAACGGCGAAGCGGGCGGCAGCAGTGCGCCGCGTGAGCGCAGCGGCGGCGGACGCAGCCGCGGCGGAGAGGCCGGAGGCGGTGCCGGGGGACGCGGCATCAGCTTCGGCTTCGGCTCCGGCAAGGGCGGCTACGGCGCGCCGACAGGCGGCGATGCCGGCAGCGGCGAGCTGCGCGGCGTTGACGCGAACACCCGGTTCAGCAGCCGGGAGGACCGCGGGTTCGAGAGCCGCGGCAGCGGCTCGGAGGGCAAGAACAAGGGCCGCCGCAAGAAGAACAAAGGCGGCGTGTTCATCGGTACTTCGGTGACGCCGGGCAATGTGGAGACGTCAGACAACGTTTCGGCTAAGCGCAGCGACAACGGCAGCAATGCCGAAAGTGCTGTCCGCCGGAAGAAAAAGAAGAAAAAGCCTCAGGAATAG
- a CDS encoding VOC family protein encodes MTNVNQRIVPHIWYDKEAVEAANFYASVFPESKVTSVTTIHDTPSGDCDQVSFEIWGQKFMAISAGPYFKLNPSVSFFVNFDPSRDKDAAEKIDEVWDKLSEGGQALMPLDKYPFSERYGWIQDKYGVSWQLMLTNPEGEERPAIIPSFLFVGDQCGKAEEAMSLYLSVFGNSRQGMIARYPKGMEPDQEGTIMFSDFMLEKQWFTAMDSAHEHQFNFNEAISFMVKCDSQEEIDHYWEKLSAVPEAEQCGWLKDRFGVSWQIVPAEMDEMLEKGTPEQIARVTKAFLQMKKFDLAALHKAYKGE; translated from the coding sequence GTGACAAACGTTAATCAGAGAATCGTGCCGCATATATGGTATGACAAAGAAGCGGTAGAAGCAGCTAATTTTTACGCTTCTGTTTTCCCCGAATCCAAGGTTACGAGTGTTACCACAATTCACGACACACCGTCAGGTGACTGTGATCAAGTTTCATTTGAAATATGGGGACAGAAGTTTATGGCCATCAGTGCAGGGCCCTATTTTAAGTTAAATCCGTCAGTGTCTTTCTTCGTTAATTTTGATCCGTCACGTGATAAGGACGCAGCTGAGAAAATAGATGAAGTCTGGGACAAGTTATCTGAGGGCGGCCAGGCACTAATGCCGCTAGATAAATATCCGTTCAGTGAGCGGTATGGCTGGATTCAGGATAAATATGGCGTGTCCTGGCAACTGATGCTTACAAATCCTGAGGGTGAGGAGCGTCCGGCTATCATCCCGTCTTTTTTGTTTGTGGGTGATCAGTGCGGTAAGGCGGAAGAGGCTATGTCTCTCTATTTATCTGTATTTGGCAACTCGCGGCAGGGAATGATTGCCCGCTATCCCAAGGGCATGGAGCCTGATCAGGAAGGAACCATTATGTTCTCTGACTTCATGCTGGAGAAGCAGTGGTTCACCGCCATGGACAGTGCGCATGAGCATCAATTCAATTTCAACGAAGCCATCTCCTTTATGGTAAAATGTGATTCGCAAGAGGAGATTGATCACTACTGGGAGAAGCTTTCTGCAGTTCCCGAGGCTGAACAATGCGGCTGGCTGAAAGACCGGTTTGGCGTGTCGTGGCAGATTGTGCCGGCCGAGATGGACGAGATGCTGGAGAAGGGAACACCTGAGCAAATTGCGCGTGTTACGAAAGCTTTTTTGCAGATGAAGAAATTCGACCTTGCAGCATTGCATAAGGCTTATAAGGGCGAGTGA
- a CDS encoding VOC family protein: MSIRLNPYFVFNGNTREALYFYEKALRGNVVGIMTFGDLPEDPNHPLTDEMKTLVMHAHLKVGDADLMFSDTFPGTSHQADGDTVQIAIHPTEESIAREIFTALEDGGQVVMPLQKTDWSPLYGIVKDKFGVTFQVNVAPNGQTAEEE, translated from the coding sequence ATGTCAATCCGCTTGAACCCGTATTTTGTTTTTAATGGAAACACAAGAGAAGCTCTGTACTTTTATGAAAAAGCGCTGCGCGGAAATGTGGTCGGGATCATGACGTTTGGGGATTTGCCGGAAGATCCGAATCATCCGTTGACTGATGAGATGAAAACCCTTGTGATGCATGCGCATTTGAAGGTTGGTGATGCAGATCTCATGTTCTCCGATACTTTTCCGGGTACGTCGCATCAGGCGGACGGTGATACGGTTCAGATTGCTATTCATCCTACAGAAGAGTCAATTGCACGGGAGATCTTCACCGCACTGGAAGACGGTGGTCAAGTGGTCATGCCGCTGCAGAAGACGGATTGGAGCCCTTTGTATGGGATTGTTAAGGACAAGTTCGGCGTTACTTTTCAAGTGAATGTCGCTCCGAATGGACAGACAGCCGAGGAGGAATGA
- a CDS encoding class I SAM-dependent methyltransferase: MDNYWSTLVQGPKTLDYTRELRFNDERRGCFIKALGLQPGMSIVDLGCGPGTLTRKISKWLSHDATLMGIDRDSAFIEYASKEAQKQGINNITYIQGDILKIPLPSDSVDACISHTVIEHVPNREFLLEQQRICKSGGTVSVMSSRPEKSIVSTPISAPDAQMSVREQELWKPIHEIWSKKDSSRGIGSYAIEPSLLPMLFEELGFIHIEVDAITLPVVLDNSSTPIEQKLRMVEMDRQQAIEGLEIGLNQLDEEYEHAGEIRLLIHQRYDKRRDLVIGQKRVWDYQIYMLFVVRGMKP, encoded by the coding sequence ATGGATAATTATTGGTCAACCCTTGTTCAAGGTCCCAAGACATTAGACTATACAAGGGAGCTTAGATTTAACGATGAGCGAAGGGGTTGTTTTATCAAAGCATTGGGATTGCAGCCTGGAATGAGTATTGTTGATCTTGGATGTGGTCCTGGAACATTGACCAGAAAAATATCCAAATGGCTAAGTCATGATGCTACTCTCATGGGTATTGATCGTGATTCTGCTTTTATTGAGTACGCGAGTAAAGAAGCTCAAAAGCAAGGTATAAATAATATTACATACATCCAAGGAGATATACTTAAAATTCCGCTCCCTTCTGATTCTGTTGATGCGTGCATATCGCATACTGTGATTGAACATGTTCCCAATCGGGAATTCTTGCTTGAACAACAGCGGATATGTAAATCAGGAGGTACGGTCTCAGTGATGAGTTCTCGGCCTGAGAAAAGCATTGTATCCACGCCGATATCTGCTCCAGATGCACAGATGTCAGTCAGGGAACAGGAGTTATGGAAACCGATTCATGAAATTTGGTCCAAGAAGGATTCTTCAAGAGGAATCGGCAGTTACGCAATAGAACCTTCATTGTTACCGATGCTGTTTGAAGAACTTGGTTTTATTCATATTGAAGTGGACGCAATTACGTTGCCGGTGGTCCTGGATAACTCGAGTACTCCAATCGAGCAAAAGCTAAGAATGGTTGAGATGGATCGGCAGCAGGCCATAGAGGGATTGGAGATTGGTTTAAACCAACTCGATGAAGAGTATGAACATGCTGGGGAGATCAGATTGTTGATCCACCAACGTTATGATAAGCGTAGAGACCTGGTCATAGGTCAGAAAAGAGTATGGGATTATCAAATTTATATGCTGTTTGTGGTACGTGGAATGAAACCCTGA